The Leptospira yasudae DNA segment GTTGATCGGAACGAAGGGAGAGTATATTAGCGTATCGGATACAAGAGAGCTTTCACAAAGTGAGAAGGTTTACAACTTCGAAGTGGAAGAAACACACAGTTACTTTGTGGGAGAGAAGGGTGTTTGGGTTCACAACTATGAGAACACAAGCGCGTATGAACTTTCGCAAGGTCAGAATCGAATGGATACGAATCAAAAGATATTCGATGCTATGCGCACAACGTTGCCAGCAAATGACAAGACTCTAATTGGGAATTTGCTGGATGCGCGGAAACAAATCGCAGAAGGGGATTCGAATCGAATCAAAATTGCCCAAGAACAAGCAGCTCAGGATCCGGAATACAAAAGACTGTCTGAAAAAAATACAGCGTCGAAAAAGGCGTATGATGCGCTGAAAGTGTCGGTGGACAATGCGATCCGATTGGCTCCAGATGATCCGAGTACTAAAAAGCTTAATAGTCTTTTGAATAAAATCAAGGCGGATATCGATACTTCACAAATAGGAATGCAGAATCGAGTGGCCGCGTTAGCTGATAAGATCCCGAACTCTCAAGCGCTTGCGGGAAGAATTTTGTTACAAGCGACTCAGGACTTGAGTAAAGATTCCAATTATCTGAAGAATATAGACGAGATTGCAAAACTGAGAGCGCAAAAAGAAAATGATATTACGGGATCGATCTTAGGGTCGACTTGCGGAAGCCTTTGTGTGGATACCTCGGTGATTGACGGAAAGATCGCTCAATTAGAGTCTCAGAACGCGGCGTTACTTGAAGGTTACAAGAAGGCAAACGAAGCAAATATCGCCTTGTATCAAAAGACGCTTGGAACGGATGGGTTAAAGAGGATAGACAATACGATTTCTAACCTACTTCAAAGTTCGTTACAGACGGGTTTGAAGGCAGCCTATTCGAAGCTGGATAACGGGAATTTCCCTGCAGGAAGTATCTTTGCAAACAATAACGTAACGCCGCAAGTGGAGGCGGTTCAAGGAGCGAATTATTTTGATCCGACCAATGGAATTGCAAGAAGCATTAATGAAGGAAGCCCTGGTAATCCGCGAAATGCAAACGGAATGCCGTATCAAAGTGAAGTAAACGATGTAATCGCAAATCGTTTGAATCAATCTCCGCCTGGAACGATGAATGCAACAACGTATGCGGATGCGTTAAACGCGCCGTTTAAAAAGCTACCTGCGGTGACAGATGCGAATCGAAGTCAGATGGGCTTGAGTATGACAGAGCCGAGGTTAAACAATCAGGGACAGAATAACAGTATGGCGGTTCAAGCGTCTGTGATTATGGATGTAATTCGTAGCGGTGGAAAAGACAATTTTCAAATGGATCCGCAGTTGAAGTCGCAATTCGACCAAGCAACGAATCAGTTTAATAATGACAGATCGAATCTGCAGAGTCAATTCCAGAACGGCTCGCTTACACTTGCTCAATACAATACGAAGTTAGATACATTACAGAAGAACTTCAACGCATCGGACGTGATCGTGAGGGGCAAAGAGTTTCAAGCGATCAAGGACTGGGTTTTTTCCGGTAACAGTTCGATGCAGCTTGGTAACGCGATGGCGGCGGCGATTTGTAAGATGAATACGAATTTTACCCAAGCGTATTTAGACAACAAAACAAACCTGAGTTTTGGAGAGTATGTGATCAACAAGTTCCGCAATGCTGACGTGAGATTTAACGGTAACAATGCGCCGATCTATGACATGAACGGCTTTCGCGGTTATGACACGAAGATCGTGAATGCGGTGGATTCGAGCGGCAACCGGATCTCGAACAACTTTGAAGGGATGAAGGTCGATCCTACTACTGGAAAAGTAACCGGAATTGTAAACCCGTTAACCCCGGATACGATCTCGAATACGATTTCGCATCTAAAGCCTGGATCGATTGTTCAGATCTATTGGGATACGGATATTAATGCGGGTCCGAATCATTTTTCTTTAGCAGAGGTTGGACCCAACGGGGAGTTGTTTGATTTGAACAATAATGGGGAAAGAAACAATGGGGCTGCGTCAATAATAGATAAGACAAAGCTGATTTACGGAATTTATTACAATCAGAGTAATGTAAAATAACGAGAAAAAAAGAGGAAATGGAATATATGCAGAAGCTATTTAACATTGTAACTTTATCGGTAATGCTTTTGATCAGCGTTGGGTGCAAAGGAAAAGAACCTGAAAAGTCGGATTTTGAGAAATACAATAACCCTAATTTTAAACTTTCGGATCATCCGAAAATTCAAGGGGTTTACATAATTGCAAAATCGGAAAAGCTATTGGAATATTTTGGAATATTAAAAGGAAATGAATCTTTATATACTGATGAGTGCACTGAATTCGACTCTCAGAAGAGTTTATTAAAGATTCGCCCTATAATGAAAAAGAAGGATGTTGAGATTAAAATAATCAATTTGATAGATGATAACCTTTATTTAAGCGTAGGAGAAAAGGTCGTAAGAGCGAAATTATTTTACAAAGATGAAAACTTGGCTCATTACGTCGTATATCCAATTGATAAGCGAACAGATTTAAAGGATCCTGAGACTTTGAAAGAGCTGCAATGGGGTGGTGCAAATATTCGTAACTACTTAGCATGGGGACAAGGAGGAATTGCTCCAGAAGGTTATTACGAAGAGTGCATTAAGCGTCGTGAAGAAATGTATGAGTCATCGGAAGTTGAAGCGAAACAAACCAAAGGTATGGGACCGATGTAAAGATGAAGAAAGAGCTTACAATTTTTGTGTTAGCAATGATGGTTTTGACAAGTTGCAAGGGGAAAGAACCTGAGAAGTCGGATTTTGAGAAATACAACAATCCAAATTTTAAACTCTCCGATTATCCAAAGATTCAAGGCGTATATACGATGACTCCAGATGATTTTTTACAGGCTCTGGGGGTCAATGTTTCTTTTGGAGAGGTTTGTGCTGAGTTTGTTCCTGCAAAAAATACATTAAAAATGCGTTCAGGACTGGAAGGAAAAGATCAAGAAATTCAAATCATCAATGTGATCGGTGATGAAATGTATTTCAGTGAAAATGGAAAAGTGCTGAAAGCTAAGTTAATTTACAATGATTCCGGAAAGTTAAGAAAATTTGAAGTTTACAAATTAAATGAATCTGATCCGAGAAAGGCTTTAGATTGGGGACAAGGTCCAAAGGGTAACTATGAAGAATGTTTAAAGCGTAAGGATGAAATTATGGAAAATAACAGACAGGAAGCTGAGCAACTGAAAGGCATGGAAGCGATGTAAAGATGAAGAAAAAATTTATACTATTTATATTAGTTGGCGCTTTGTCTATGACAAGTTGCAAGGAAAAAGAACCGGAGAAGCCAGATTTTGAGAAATACAACAATCCGAGTTTCAAACTTTCAGATCATCCGAAAATTCAGGGTGTATTTACAATGGCTCCTGATAAGTTTTTGCAGGCTTTGGAAATCAACATTTCTTTAGGAAAAGTATGTTCAGAATTTATTCCGGAAAAAAATGTGTTACGAATGCGTTCTGGATTTAAAGGAACAGATTTAGAAATTAAAATTATTAATGTGATCAATGATGAATTGTTCTTTTCTGCAAATGGAAATGTAGTTAAAGCGAAACTGATTTATAAAGCAAACGGTGAGTTAAGAAAATATGAAGTATTTTATATAGGAGAAACTGATCCTAAAAATTCATTAGCGTGGGGTCAAGGTAGTGCAGCTCCTGCCGGTTATTATGAAGAATGTTTAAAGCGTCGGGATGAGATTATGGAAAATGACAGACAG contains these protein-coding regions:
- a CDS encoding polymorphic toxin-type HINT domain-containing protein yields the protein ANIYLNNLAGNAFGEFAYVDSNGNLVFQQCFVAGTLVHTKTGLKKIEEIQVGDEVLTKDEETGEVFYKPVTETMNHDGDALYEISLGTGETIVSTWNHPYFTSKSGWVKAKDLLPGDQLIGTKGEYISVSDTRELSQSEKVYNFEVEETHSYFVGEKGVWVHNYENTSAYELSQGQNRMDTNQKIFDAMRTTLPANDKTLIGNLLDARKQIAEGDSNRIKIAQEQAAQDPEYKRLSEKNTASKKAYDALKVSVDNAIRLAPDDPSTKKLNSLLNKIKADIDTSQIGMQNRVAALADKIPNSQALAGRILLQATQDLSKDSNYLKNIDEIAKLRAQKENDITGSILGSTCGSLCVDTSVIDGKIAQLESQNAALLEGYKKANEANIALYQKTLGTDGLKRIDNTISNLLQSSLQTGLKAAYSKLDNGNFPAGSIFANNNVTPQVEAVQGANYFDPTNGIARSINEGSPGNPRNANGMPYQSEVNDVIANRLNQSPPGTMNATTYADALNAPFKKLPAVTDANRSQMGLSMTEPRLNNQGQNNSMAVQASVIMDVIRSGGKDNFQMDPQLKSQFDQATNQFNNDRSNLQSQFQNGSLTLAQYNTKLDTLQKNFNASDVIVRGKEFQAIKDWVFSGNSSMQLGNAMAAAICKMNTNFTQAYLDNKTNLSFGEYVINKFRNADVRFNGNNAPIYDMNGFRGYDTKIVNAVDSSGNRISNNFEGMKVDPTTGKVTGIVNPLTPDTISNTISHLKPGSIVQIYWDTDINAGPNHFSLAEVGPNGELFDLNNNGERNNGAASIIDKTKLIYGIYYNQSNVK